One segment of Shewanella piezotolerans WP3 DNA contains the following:
- a CDS encoding SPOR domain-containing protein, producing the protein MTSRDYANRKPTRKGNAKKRGSKGNPPKRFPVLVFIITLLGLAGFGYLLWLLSDTDDTVTTPVVVEKPKKAVIKKDPNALPPAPEEEWTYLEELENKKVEVDLPEVSDKPKRPYQMQCGSFRKESQANQLKAMIAFQGLEAQVRKVKGTSGIWYKVVLGPYDKKRDAERQRHVLQNSGTNGCQIWFWEG; encoded by the coding sequence ATGACCAGTCGTGACTACGCAAACCGTAAACCCACGCGCAAAGGCAATGCCAAAAAGCGTGGGTCAAAAGGGAATCCGCCTAAGCGCTTCCCTGTATTAGTATTTATCATTACTCTTTTAGGTCTAGCGGGCTTTGGTTATCTTTTATGGCTGCTGAGCGATACTGACGACACAGTCACTACGCCGGTGGTGGTAGAAAAGCCTAAAAAAGCCGTTATTAAAAAAGATCCAAACGCGCTACCGCCAGCTCCTGAGGAGGAGTGGACCTATCTTGAAGAGCTTGAGAATAAAAAGGTAGAAGTGGATCTGCCCGAAGTATCAGACAAACCTAAGCGTCCTTACCAGATGCAGTGTGGTTCGTTTAGAAAAGAGTCTCAGGCTAATCAACTTAAAGCGATGATCGCCTTCCAAGGATTAGAAGCGCAAGTTCGCAAAGTTAAAGGCACTAGTGGTATTTGGTATAAGGTCGTTCTTGGTCCTTATGACAAGAAACGTGATGCAGAAAGACAACGTCACGTGCTGCAAAACTCTGGTACTAACGGCTGCCAAATTTGGTTCTGGGAAGGTTAA
- the argS gene encoding arginine--tRNA ligase — protein MKSHTQSLLAESLNALKQQGVVPADFEARIQVDRTKDKSHGDFATNLAMMLTKAARKNPREIAQLIIDNLPQSSHVEKVEIAGPGFINFFIDDNALANQLMDALNSDHLGVTLPESQTVVVDYSSPNLAKEMHVGHLRSTIIGDSVVRSLEFMGHNVIRQNHVGDWGTQFGMLLAYMEELRAANGEQAQIELSDLENFYRAAKVRFDESEDFANRARKLVVALQSGDEYCNKLWREFNDISLSHCHEIYERLGVSLTRQDVRGESSYNDDLEQVVADLDSQGLLSESNGAKVVFQEEFKNKEGEPLPVIIQKADGGYLYATSDMAAMRYRSNVLKADRALYFVDLRQALHFQQVFKLAKTAKFVREEMSFEHMGFGTMNGEDGRPFKTRSGGVVKLIDLLKEADTRALELVRSKNPDMDEAELAEIARVVGIASVKYADLSKNRTSDYIFSFEQMLSFEGNTAPYLLYAYTRVAGIFKRAQDVDLSDAKIVLEHEKEKDLGTKLAQFGEVMNRVVNKGQPHALCAYLFELAGAFSSFYEACPVLAADTEAQKKSRLLLAQLTAKTLKQGLNLLGLETLERM, from the coding sequence ATGAAATCACATACTCAATCTTTACTCGCTGAATCGTTAAATGCCCTTAAACAACAAGGTGTTGTTCCTGCTGATTTTGAAGCCCGCATTCAAGTAGACCGAACCAAAGATAAGAGTCACGGTGATTTTGCGACTAACTTGGCAATGATGCTAACCAAAGCTGCTCGCAAGAACCCGCGTGAAATCGCTCAGCTGATCATCGATAACCTGCCTCAATCTAGCCATGTAGAAAAGGTAGAGATTGCAGGCCCAGGTTTCATCAACTTCTTTATCGATGATAACGCACTCGCCAATCAATTAATGGATGCGCTAAATAGTGACCATTTAGGCGTAACTTTACCAGAATCGCAAACTGTGGTAGTTGACTACTCGTCGCCAAACCTAGCTAAAGAGATGCATGTTGGTCATTTACGCTCGACTATTATCGGTGACAGCGTAGTACGTTCGCTTGAGTTTATGGGCCACAATGTTATTCGCCAAAACCATGTGGGTGACTGGGGTACTCAGTTCGGCATGCTACTGGCTTACATGGAAGAGCTACGTGCAGCCAATGGCGAACAAGCACAAATCGAGCTTTCAGATCTAGAAAACTTCTACCGCGCCGCTAAGGTTCGTTTCGACGAATCAGAAGATTTTGCCAACCGCGCCCGTAAGCTTGTGGTTGCATTGCAATCTGGCGATGAATACTGCAACAAACTATGGCGTGAGTTTAACGATATCTCGCTCAGCCATTGCCATGAGATCTATGAGCGTTTAGGGGTAAGTCTAACTCGCCAAGATGTGCGCGGCGAAAGTTCGTACAACGATGACTTAGAGCAGGTAGTTGCTGACTTAGATAGCCAAGGTCTGCTATCGGAAAGCAATGGCGCAAAAGTTGTCTTTCAAGAAGAGTTCAAGAATAAAGAGGGCGAGCCTCTACCTGTTATTATCCAAAAAGCAGATGGCGGCTACCTATATGCCACCAGCGATATGGCAGCAATGCGTTACCGTTCAAACGTATTAAAAGCGGATAGAGCGCTGTATTTTGTCGATCTACGTCAAGCACTGCATTTCCAACAAGTCTTTAAACTGGCTAAAACGGCTAAGTTTGTCCGTGAAGAGATGAGCTTTGAACATATGGGCTTTGGCACCATGAATGGCGAAGACGGTCGTCCATTTAAAACTCGCTCTGGCGGGGTAGTTAAACTTATCGATCTGCTTAAAGAAGCTGATACTCGAGCACTTGAGTTAGTTCGCAGCAAGAATCCTGATATGGATGAGGCTGAGCTTGCTGAGATTGCGCGCGTGGTAGGTATTGCGTCGGTGAAATATGCCGATCTATCTAAAAACCGTACTAGCGATTATATCTTCAGCTTTGAGCAGATGCTCAGCTTTGAAGGTAACACAGCACCATACCTACTTTATGCTTACACCCGTGTTGCTGGTATTTTCAAGCGCGCACAAGATGTTGACTTAAGCGATGCTAAAATCGTGCTTGAGCATGAAAAAGAGAAAGATCTTGGTACCAAGTTAGCCCAGTTTGGTGAAGTGATGAACCGTGTTGTGAATAAAGGACAGCCGCATGCATTATGTGCTTATCTGTTTGAACTCGCGGGTGCATTCTCAAGCTTCTACGAAGCTTGCCCAGTATTGGCTGCTGACACCGAAGCGCAGAAGAAGAGCCGCTTACTACTCGCTCAACTAACAGCTAAAACACTTAAGCAAGGGCTTAACTTGCTAGGACTAGAAACCTTAGAGCGGATGTAA
- the priA gene encoding primosomal protein N', whose protein sequence is MPLFVEVALPVPMRQTFSYQVPDHINIAPQKGMRVQVPFGRQQLIGLITAVTDSCNLTPKQIKPLISILDDAPLLPDSLYKLTAWAARYYFCSLGQMLSQAIPVALRKGAEAKAATVGYWSLTDAGREADVNQLNRAPAQRKLFNTLIERELEQHEIITLELSKAALKALEDKGWIVKKSRTGTVDLSWRTELEMTEEPHRLNPEQAIAVATLTQQSNYHCTLLEGVTGSGKTEVYLALLETILKQGKQALVLVPEIGLTPQTINRFRRRFNVKVAVIHSGLTDNQRLDAWRHAKTGEAAIIIGTRSALFTPMAHPGVIILDEEHDSSFKQQEGVGYHARDLAVMRGHLEDIPVLLGTATPSLETLQNALNGRYQHLQLGKRAGNAEKVRQGIVDIRNQPLRSGMSHALLNEMRIHLDAGNQVILFLNRRGFAPALICHECGHLHECDRCDAFFTVHQALGEIRCHHCSNQYAIPKQCHQCGSTMLAGQGVGTEQLASFLEKEFPNHPVVRIDRDTTRNKGSLESHLNAIHKGEYKILVGTQMLAKGHHFPDVTLVGLLDVDGALFSADFRAPERFGQLYTQVSGRAGRANKPGTVLLQTHQSDNAMLRELMHKGYGEFSRNQLNERKQALLPPAWHMILIRAEAHQASDADALLSQIGALLPQNDECEVIGPMPAPLDRKAGKYRRQLLFQTKNRNQLQQAFEQALPQIEQLALAKKCRWSLDRDPQDLL, encoded by the coding sequence ATGCCTTTGTTTGTTGAGGTCGCACTGCCCGTTCCAATGCGGCAAACCTTTAGCTACCAAGTACCAGACCATATCAACATCGCGCCTCAAAAAGGCATGCGAGTCCAAGTGCCATTTGGTCGTCAGCAATTGATTGGTCTTATCACTGCTGTAACAGATAGCTGTAACTTAACCCCAAAACAAATAAAGCCGCTGATTAGCATTTTAGACGATGCGCCACTGTTACCTGATTCACTCTATAAACTAACGGCTTGGGCTGCAAGATATTACTTCTGTAGCCTTGGGCAAATGTTATCACAAGCGATACCTGTCGCTCTTAGAAAGGGCGCCGAAGCCAAAGCGGCAACTGTAGGCTACTGGAGTTTAACTGATGCTGGCCGTGAGGCTGATGTCAATCAACTTAACCGCGCCCCCGCTCAACGAAAGCTGTTTAATACTCTAATTGAACGAGAGTTAGAGCAACACGAAATAATAACGTTAGAACTGAGTAAAGCAGCGCTAAAGGCGCTCGAAGACAAGGGCTGGATAGTAAAGAAGTCACGCACCGGGACTGTTGATCTAAGCTGGCGAACCGAGCTTGAGATGACTGAGGAGCCACACAGGCTGAATCCAGAGCAAGCCATCGCTGTTGCGACATTGACCCAACAGTCAAATTATCACTGCACCCTACTTGAAGGGGTGACAGGCTCAGGCAAAACTGAGGTTTATTTGGCGCTGCTTGAAACCATCCTTAAGCAGGGAAAGCAAGCACTCGTGCTGGTGCCTGAGATTGGTTTAACCCCACAGACGATTAACCGCTTTAGACGCCGCTTTAATGTCAAAGTCGCCGTCATTCATTCTGGCTTGACCGATAACCAAAGGCTAGATGCATGGCGTCATGCCAAAACAGGCGAAGCAGCCATCATCATAGGTACACGCTCAGCACTATTCACCCCAATGGCGCACCCAGGGGTGATAATTTTAGATGAAGAGCATGACTCAAGCTTTAAGCAGCAGGAGGGCGTGGGTTATCACGCTCGCGATCTGGCCGTTATGCGCGGTCACCTAGAGGATATCCCGGTACTGTTAGGCACAGCAACACCATCACTTGAGACCTTGCAAAATGCGCTTAATGGTCGTTACCAGCATCTGCAATTGGGTAAGCGCGCAGGTAATGCAGAAAAAGTGCGCCAAGGGATTGTCGATATTCGCAATCAGCCACTACGTTCAGGCATGTCCCACGCACTGCTTAATGAGATGCGTATTCATCTCGACGCTGGCAACCAAGTCATATTGTTTCTTAATCGCCGTGGATTTGCTCCAGCGTTAATTTGTCATGAATGCGGCCACCTGCATGAGTGCGATCGTTGTGATGCCTTCTTTACTGTGCATCAAGCTTTGGGAGAGATCCGTTGTCACCACTGTAGCAATCAATACGCTATTCCTAAGCAGTGCCATCAATGTGGTAGCACTATGCTCGCTGGCCAAGGTGTTGGCACTGAGCAACTCGCAAGCTTTCTTGAAAAAGAGTTCCCTAATCACCCTGTAGTTAGAATTGATCGCGACACCACCCGTAATAAAGGTTCATTGGAGAGCCACCTCAACGCGATTCATAAAGGTGAATACAAAATTCTAGTCGGCACCCAAATGCTCGCTAAAGGGCATCATTTTCCAGATGTAACTCTGGTAGGGCTTCTTGATGTTGATGGTGCGCTTTTTAGTGCCGATTTTAGAGCACCTGAGCGTTTTGGTCAGCTTTATACTCAAGTATCAGGTCGTGCTGGCCGTGCAAACAAACCGGGCACAGTATTACTGCAAACCCACCAAAGCGATAACGCTATGCTGCGCGAGTTGATGCATAAAGGCTACGGTGAGTTTTCACGTAATCAGCTCAATGAGCGAAAACAAGCATTACTGCCACCCGCCTGGCACATGATCCTTATCCGCGCCGAAGCCCATCAAGCATCCGATGCTGATGCCCTGCTCAGTCAGATAGGCGCGCTACTGCCACAAAACGATGAGTGTGAAGTGATTGGCCCAATGCCAGCGCCACTTGACAGAAAAGCGGGCAAGTACCGCCGCCAGCTGTTGTTTCAAACTAAGAATCGCAACCAACTGCAACAAGCCTTTGAGCAAGCATTGCCACAAATTGAGCAACTAGCGTTGGCTAAAAAGTGTCGCTGGAGCCTAGATCGTGATCCACAAGATCTACTTTAA
- a CDS encoding FimV/HubP family polar landmark protein — MMKKIIILAFVTLALFSTTVIAEVSHVSINQRLFELGGYPKLKINIVSSHKNPNKVQYFLRQSVGEERLVAKPLNQFSVLISGVEDVVDSEAVLVVKEHRINRWREVSVLSIFGGESANSQAVEEVASKPMPAKTQQPVKDSKEIISTRTASTATVKVKIKENCTIGFNGSETLWRIGLRQSNVWGVSTYGAMLAIFDANPRAFRKDSINGLRADAKLQCPSQAILDKYGDAIAAKELYDSMDQPL, encoded by the coding sequence ATGATGAAAAAAATAATAATATTAGCATTCGTGACGTTAGCGCTATTTAGCACGACGGTTATTGCAGAAGTTTCTCATGTCAGTATCAATCAAAGGCTGTTTGAGTTGGGCGGTTACCCTAAGCTAAAGATCAATATTGTTTCTAGCCATAAAAACCCTAATAAAGTGCAATACTTTTTGCGCCAATCAGTTGGTGAAGAACGTCTGGTGGCCAAACCTCTTAACCAGTTCTCGGTCCTGATTAGCGGTGTTGAGGATGTGGTTGATAGTGAAGCGGTACTGGTGGTGAAAGAGCATCGTATAAACCGCTGGCGAGAAGTGAGTGTGCTCAGCATATTTGGCGGTGAGAGTGCGAATAGCCAAGCGGTTGAGGAGGTTGCAAGTAAACCTATGCCAGCTAAAACTCAGCAGCCAGTTAAGGATAGTAAAGAGATTATCAGCACTCGAACAGCAAGCACTGCGACTGTTAAAGTGAAAATAAAAGAGAACTGTACTATTGGCTTTAATGGCAGTGAAACACTATGGCGCATCGGTTTACGTCAGTCTAACGTGTGGGGCGTCAGTACGTACGGCGCAATGCTGGCCATTTTTGATGCCAACCCGAGAGCATTTAGAAAAGATAGCATTAACGGCTTAAGAGCGGATGCAAAACTACAATGTCCGTCTCAGGCTATATTGGATAAGTATGGTGATGCGATTGCAGCTAAAGAGCTTTATGATTCGATGGATCAACCTTTATAA
- the rpmE gene encoding 50S ribosomal protein L31, which translates to MKAGIHPDYAEITATCTCGNVIKINSTVGKDLHLDVCGSCHPFYTGTQKVMDTGGRIDKFNKRFGALGKK; encoded by the coding sequence ATGAAAGCAGGCATTCATCCTGATTATGCAGAAATCACTGCAACTTGTACTTGTGGTAACGTTATCAAAATTAACTCTACTGTAGGTAAAGACTTACATTTAGACGTTTGTGGTTCATGTCACCCATTCTACACTGGTACCCAGAAAGTTATGGATACTGGCGGACGTATCGATAAGTTCAACAAGCGCTTTGGTGCACTTGGTAAGAAGTAA
- a CDS encoding malic enzyme-like NAD(P)-binding protein, translated as MADLRQQALDYHELPVPGKTAVCLTKPAETSMDLALAYSPGVAEPVREIAANPENAYRYTGKGNTVAVISNGTAILGLGNLGPLASKPVMEGKALLFKHFANIDATDIEVKHRTSEEFINTVEAIADTFGGINLEDIKAPECFEIEKALIERCNVPVFHDDQHGTAIVTAAGMINALEIQGKSIEEAVFVCMGAGAAAIACMTMIVKCGAQRENIYMLDRKGVIHTRREDINEYKALFANNTDKRTLQDVIKGADAFLGLSGPDVLGAEDVALMAEKPVIFACSNPDPEIRPEIAHETRKDLIMGTGRSDYPNQVNNVLCFPFIFRGALDVRASKINDEMKIAAVHAIASLAKEAVPASVLAAYPDVSSLEFGADYVIPKPMDPRLLPNVAKAVALAAIESGVANITTLPVGYMES; from the coding sequence ATGGCAGATCTTCGTCAACAAGCCCTCGATTATCATGAATTACCCGTACCAGGTAAAACAGCAGTTTGCCTTACAAAACCCGCTGAAACGAGCATGGACCTAGCACTAGCGTACAGCCCCGGTGTTGCAGAGCCTGTTCGTGAAATTGCAGCAAACCCTGAAAATGCATATCGTTATACAGGCAAAGGTAATACCGTTGCCGTGATCTCTAATGGTACTGCTATTCTTGGTCTTGGTAATCTAGGTCCACTGGCATCTAAGCCTGTGATGGAAGGTAAAGCGTTATTGTTTAAACATTTTGCCAATATTGACGCGACTGATATTGAAGTTAAACATAGAACTTCAGAAGAATTTATTAATACTGTTGAGGCAATTGCTGACACATTCGGCGGTATTAACCTAGAAGATATTAAAGCACCCGAGTGCTTTGAAATAGAAAAAGCGTTGATTGAGCGTTGTAACGTTCCGGTCTTTCATGATGACCAACATGGCACTGCAATTGTCACTGCCGCTGGCATGATCAATGCGTTAGAGATCCAAGGTAAGTCGATTGAAGAAGCGGTATTTGTTTGTATGGGGGCTGGCGCTGCCGCTATCGCCTGTATGACGATGATCGTTAAATGTGGCGCACAACGCGAAAATATCTACATGCTAGATAGAAAAGGCGTTATCCACACTCGTCGCGAAGACATTAATGAGTATAAAGCGCTGTTCGCTAATAATACCGATAAGCGCACACTGCAAGATGTTATTAAAGGGGCTGATGCGTTCTTAGGTTTATCTGGCCCTGATGTGCTGGGGGCTGAAGATGTTGCTTTGATGGCTGAGAAACCAGTCATTTTCGCTTGCTCAAATCCAGATCCAGAAATTAGACCTGAAATCGCTCATGAGACTCGTAAAGACTTAATTATGGGTACAGGTCGTAGTGACTACCCTAACCAAGTTAACAACGTATTGTGCTTTCCATTCATTTTCCGTGGCGCATTAGATGTGCGCGCATCAAAAATTAATGATGAGATGAAAATTGCTGCAGTGCATGCGATTGCAAGCTTAGCGAAAGAAGCGGTTCCTGCTTCAGTACTTGCCGCATACCCTGATGTGAGCTCATTAGAGTTTGGTGCGGACTACGTTATTCCTAAGCCAATGGATCCGCGTTTATTGCCAAATGTGGCTAAAGCAGTAGCGCTTGCGGCTATTGAGTCTGGTGTAGCAAATATTACAACGCTACCAGTTGGTTACATGGAATCATAA
- the csrD gene encoding RNase E specificity factor CsrD: protein MILTRILTKKLTSFWLMSLAGVAFICFITAMFSFFQLTYAFQQQKVSELENMLQQQFAVNIAPEERWELNNWLPPLLHAYQAESFVLSKDKVTLFEYQQDNAQQAGVGYSSELEYGLKMELVLPQPFNKHEVSAYEWMILVVGCIAVMLFVRFGFRWFSEQLNGIEDLAQRANLILTGQRDKALAEKGHGRPRMINRAMTQLLLELYEAHKERARFDQFIRSNTFLDAETGIGNRLFLKNRLDALSNSSGMMTPGVLYLFEMEDLDLLSRDIGEQELNEMLSQIIATINQILVSKANTIFSRRSNNQFAVVVPQISQKEADQLAAKLLKASLSRIDSLIDTPDDFLHLGGAYFEVGDDKDALVEEAEQALRSAQFQGGSSWFMYDKGAVDGDLSKGSVRWRSFLENVLVSKRVFLFSQPVVDSDLNAHHQEVSCRLRDTQGNLVRATLFLPMAIKCGLTPQIERQVIETVLFDLLPKQNDTSLKYSINLSLDTLTSRAFIRWLKTTLLEYRHLAPRIIFEVNEDILVHNQEVLTDPLDMINKMGAGVCVDRVGQQVVSTEYLQHYPISLIKLHRSIVSQIHLRAENQLFVRSLIAGLFRTDVQVCAEGVEVFEEWQTLQILGVSAGQGSFFSEPVEEV, encoded by the coding sequence ATGATACTCACTCGAATTCTTACCAAGAAACTCACTAGCTTTTGGCTTATGTCCCTAGCAGGCGTCGCCTTTATCTGTTTTATCACTGCTATGTTTAGTTTTTTCCAGCTGACCTATGCATTTCAGCAACAAAAAGTCTCTGAACTTGAAAACATGTTGCAACAGCAATTTGCGGTAAATATCGCGCCTGAAGAGCGCTGGGAACTTAATAATTGGTTACCGCCCTTATTGCATGCTTATCAGGCTGAGTCATTTGTGCTTAGCAAAGATAAGGTGACACTGTTTGAATATCAGCAGGATAATGCACAGCAAGCGGGTGTGGGATACAGCAGTGAACTGGAATATGGCTTAAAGATGGAACTGGTGTTACCTCAACCGTTTAATAAGCATGAAGTCAGCGCTTACGAGTGGATGATTCTTGTGGTTGGATGTATTGCTGTGATGCTGTTTGTTCGGTTTGGTTTTAGATGGTTTTCAGAGCAACTCAACGGCATTGAAGATTTGGCTCAACGGGCGAATCTGATCTTAACTGGTCAGCGTGATAAAGCACTGGCTGAGAAAGGGCATGGTAGGCCTAGGATGATAAACCGTGCTATGACACAGTTACTGCTTGAGCTTTATGAAGCGCATAAAGAGCGTGCGAGATTCGATCAGTTTATTCGCTCGAATACTTTCTTAGATGCCGAGACGGGTATTGGTAACCGTCTGTTTCTGAAAAATCGCTTAGATGCGCTAAGTAATAGCAGCGGTATGATGACGCCAGGTGTTTTGTATCTATTTGAGATGGAAGATCTAGATCTGTTAAGTCGAGACATAGGTGAGCAAGAGCTCAATGAAATGCTGTCTCAAATTATTGCTACCATCAACCAAATCCTAGTGAGTAAAGCGAACACTATCTTCTCACGTCGCTCCAACAATCAGTTTGCCGTTGTGGTGCCACAAATCTCACAAAAAGAGGCGGACCAACTGGCGGCTAAATTGCTGAAAGCAAGCTTAAGCCGAATTGATAGCCTGATTGATACTCCAGATGATTTCCTGCATTTAGGCGGAGCTTATTTTGAAGTTGGCGATGATAAGGATGCTTTAGTTGAAGAGGCTGAGCAGGCATTACGTTCAGCGCAGTTTCAGGGTGGTAGTAGCTGGTTTATGTACGACAAAGGCGCCGTTGATGGTGACTTATCAAAAGGCTCTGTGCGTTGGCGCAGCTTTTTAGAAAACGTATTGGTAAGTAAGAGAGTCTTCTTGTTTTCTCAACCCGTAGTCGACAGTGATCTAAATGCACATCACCAAGAGGTCTCATGTCGTCTACGTGATACCCAAGGTAATTTGGTCCGTGCAACGCTATTTTTACCTATGGCAATAAAGTGTGGTTTAACGCCTCAAATTGAGAGACAAGTTATTGAGACTGTGTTGTTTGATCTATTGCCTAAACAAAATGACACCAGCCTGAAGTACAGCATTAACCTAAGTTTGGATACATTGACTAGTCGTGCATTTATACGTTGGTTGAAAACTACTTTATTAGAATACAGGCACTTAGCTCCGCGGATTATTTTTGAAGTCAATGAGGATATCTTGGTGCACAATCAAGAGGTATTAACTGACCCCCTGGATATGATCAACAAGATGGGCGCTGGAGTCTGTGTTGACCGTGTTGGGCAGCAAGTTGTAAGCACTGAATATTTACAGCACTATCCTATATCATTGATTAAATTACATCGCTCTATTGTCAGTCAAATACACTTACGTGCAGAAAACCAATTGTTTGTTCGAAGCTTAATAGCGGGTCTGTTTCGTACTGACGTTCAAGTTTGTGCTGAAGGAGTTGAAGTTTTTGAAGAGTGGCAAACATTGCAGATTTTAGGTGTGAGTGCCGGACAAGGCAGTTTTTTTAGTGAGCCTGTAGAAGAAGTCTAG
- a CDS encoding PilN domain-containing protein: MKLRVNLYSESLFPTELRLSFLRLNQVLAGLVIALLLGSAIAYGVVSSLESEKNELQHAKALLDEQKVELEDEIAKRKPSATLVAEVELKAQQLELKQMLIGKLSQQEELTSYGYSPLMTDLASVADRSIWLNRIQVKENRYIFEGYTSNPQSVPNWIERLKTTTTLKGHAFASMTMSLGEDQPLAFKLTSDTMEAITSEVKK; encoded by the coding sequence ATGAAATTAAGAGTTAACCTCTACTCAGAGTCATTATTTCCAACAGAGTTACGCTTATCTTTTTTGCGGTTAAACCAAGTGCTAGCTGGTCTGGTTATAGCGCTACTGCTAGGTAGTGCTATTGCTTACGGAGTTGTTTCTAGTCTTGAGTCTGAAAAGAATGAGTTACAACATGCTAAAGCGTTATTGGATGAGCAAAAAGTTGAGCTTGAAGATGAAATTGCCAAAAGGAAGCCAAGTGCTACTTTAGTTGCTGAAGTCGAATTAAAAGCGCAACAGCTTGAGCTTAAACAGATGTTAATCGGCAAGCTGAGCCAGCAAGAGGAGCTAACCAGTTATGGCTATTCGCCATTAATGACTGATTTGGCCAGCGTGGCAGATCGCAGTATTTGGCTTAACCGTATACAAGTAAAAGAAAATCGTTACATTTTTGAAGGGTATACCTCGAATCCACAAAGTGTCCCGAACTGGATTGAACGATTGAAAACCACCACCACCCTCAAAGGGCATGCATTTGCCTCGATGACGATGAGCTTAGGTGAAGATCAGCCGTTAGCATTTAAATTAACCAGCGATACTATGGAAGCCATCACGTCGGAGGTTAAAAAATGA
- a CDS encoding type II secretion system protein M gives MKQYWTDLAAKFDLLSQRERVLVAAAVLIVVGMILYLPLESLLTKHTQLKQQIASLKNENNISEQQIALYQQSLATDPDTEYRQRLANIIQQTKQIDEQLSFEMVDMVPADHMPTLLAGLLSNVKGIKLKAFTSIAPTPLLEVGEEKKMNLYSHGIKLEFTGDYFSVLRFVEAVENMPNKLYWRSMDYKVDAYPKAAITLELYTLSINKDFISVAKTN, from the coding sequence ATGAAACAGTATTGGACTGATCTAGCCGCCAAATTTGATCTGCTTAGTCAACGTGAAAGAGTATTAGTCGCTGCTGCGGTATTAATTGTAGTAGGAATGATTTTATATCTACCTTTAGAATCTTTATTGACCAAACATACCCAATTAAAGCAACAGATAGCGTCGCTTAAGAATGAGAACAATATCTCAGAGCAGCAGATCGCTCTCTATCAGCAAAGTTTAGCCACCGATCCGGACACTGAATATCGCCAGCGGTTAGCCAATATCATTCAACAGACCAAACAAATTGATGAACAGTTGTCTTTTGAGATGGTTGATATGGTGCCAGCTGACCATATGCCGACTTTGCTTGCAGGGCTTCTTTCCAATGTTAAAGGCATTAAATTAAAAGCATTTACCTCTATTGCACCTACGCCATTGTTAGAGGTGGGTGAAGAGAAGAAGATGAATTTATATAGTCACGGTATAAAACTTGAATTTACCGGTGATTATTTTTCAGTATTACGTTTTGTTGAAGCTGTAGAAAACATGCCGAATAAACTCTATTGGCGTAGCATGGACTACAAAGTTGATGCTTATCCGAAAGCAGCTATCACACTAGAGCTTTATACCCTAAGCATAAATAAGGACTTTATTAGTGTCGCTAAAACCAATTAG